GGTCTCGCGTGTAGCCGTGCCGGAGGGCAAGACCTGGCACCGCAACACGCGCCGGGAGGTCAACGCGAGTGCCGTGCAGCGGTGGGCGTCTGACCTCGAACCATGGGAGCTGCGCCTGATGGAGGCGGTGGCCGGCGACCGGCTTCGCCGGTACGGCTACGAGCTGTCGCACGGGAGCCGACCCGCGCCGCCAGCTGTCCACCTCGCGCGGTACGCCGACGAGGTGCTGCGCCGCAGGCTGTGGTCGGCGCGACGACGCCGCCGCGACCGCATCATGGAGCGCCGCTATGGCTGGCCGGTGGCGGCCGCCGCGTCAGACCGCGCGACCGCCGACGTGTCCTAGAGCAAAGGGTCGTCGAGGACAGGCCTGCGAGCGCTGGATGCCGGGCGCTCCCCGGTCGGCATCGGCCTGGTGCGCGAGCGAAGGCGCCGGCCTTGCCGAGGGACACGCTCGGGGGCCGAAGGACACGTTCGAGCATGTCACTCGCGTGCCGGCAGTGTCCCTCGGCGCGAACCGGTGCCCGGCTACGGGCCGACCGTGTCGACCTCGCCCGCCGCGGTCACCGACGAGACGTGCGCCGGCTCCTCCGGCAGCTTCGGGCGGGGTGGCGGGACCTGCTCACCGAGGAACACGCGACGCACGGTGCGCTCCGCGGCGTTGCCGTCGTCGAACATGCAGAAGCGCGCGCGGAAGCGGTGCAGCAGGCGGTCTGCGTCGGCCGATTTGTAGGACCGCGACCTGAAGATCTCGATCAGCTCGTCCTCGGTCGTGGCCAGCGCACCCGGCGGTTCGGCCATGAGGTCGAAGTTGACCCCGCGCACGACCTTGTAGATGTCCCAGTCGTGGGCGTAGATGATGATCGGCCGGCCGAGGTTGGCGTAGTCGAACATGACCGACGAGTAGTCGGTGATCAGCATGTCCGACGCCAGGAGGACCTCCGCGGTCTCGGGATGGTGCGAGACGTCGATCAGCTTGCCGGTGCGCACCAACCGCCGGATCGTGTCGTTCTGCGCCTCGTCGTCGTAGAAGTAGTGCGCACGGAGGAGGACGACGTGCTCATCGCTGATCTCGCCGCACAGCCGCTCGAGATCGAGCTGCAGGCTGAAGCTCGTCTGGTAGTCACGGAAGGTCGGCGCGTACAGCACGGCGATCCGCCCCTCGGGGATGCCGAGCTCCCTGCGCAGCCGGGCGATCTCCTCCGGATCCGGATCGTGCAGCCAGTCGTTGCGCGGGTAGCCGTACTCCAGCATCTCGTAGTCACAGGGGAAGTCACGCTTCCAGACCTCGGTCGAGAAGCGGTTCATCGAAAGGGTGTAGTCCCACCGGTCGGCGCGCTCGAGCAGCTTGGCGAAGTTCATGCGCTTGGCTGCGACGGGGAACTCGCGCAGCTTGACACCCATGGTCTTCAGGGGCGTGCCGTGCTGCGTCTCCAGGTGGATCTGCCCCCGCCGCTTGATCATGAAGTTGGGGAAGTTGACGTTGTTGACGAAGTACTTGGCACGCGCGAGCACGCGGTAGTACTCGATCGATCCCTCGATGACGTACGGCACCCCCGGGGGCAGCCGATCGGTCACGTCGCCCTGCAGGACCCACACGCCGCGGATGTGCGGGGCGAGCTCGCGCATCTTCTCGTAGATGGCGCGCGGGTTGCAGGTGTAGCCGCGGTACCAGTAGGCGGCGAAGACCGCGAGGTTCTCGTCGATCGGCTCGCGCAGGAACAGCCGGTAGCGCGCGAGGCGGTAGTTGATGATCGACTGCCGGACGAACTTGCGCAGCCGCGCGACGGCCTTCCGCCCGCGGGAGCGAACCGTCAGGCGCACGCCGTTCGCGGTCTTGAAGGCCTGGAAGGCGGTGTACGCGTCGCGCTTGAGCATGTCGTACTTGAGACGCTCCTCCAGCGACGCCGGCGGCTCGAAGCCAGGTGGCTCGTACCGCGCGTAGTGCGCAGCGACGTCGTGGAAGAACTCCGCGCGGTCCTCCTGGCGGACCCGCCTGCCGGTCTGGGCCAGGATGATGAGGTAGTGCCAGATCATGCGCTCGAACATGGCGGGTCGGAACTCGTCGAGCTCTGGGTGCGCGTCCATGAACGCGAAGATGTTCTCGTACTTGTCGAACACCTCGAAGTGGCGGCGCCCGGGCGTCTTCGTGATCGCACCCGTGCGGCGCTGGCGGTAGAAGTAGCAGACGCGGTCGAGCAGGCTGATCCGCTCGGCGGCCATGAGCACCGGATAGGTGACCGGCAGGTCTTCGTAGTACCCGGGCATGAAGCGTTGTCCGAGGTCACGGAGGAACGCCGTGCGGTAGGCCTTGTTCCACGCCACCATCAGCAGGTGCATGACGTCGGGGCGCTCGCGCAGCGTGAAGACCGTCGGGCCCGGCTCGCTGAGGATCTCCTGCCTTACGTTGCGCTGGACCCTGCCGTTCCAGTATGCGCGGGCGTGGTTGAAGAACATGACGTCGGGCGTCGTCTTCTCGAGCCGCCGGACGATGACCTCGAGGCTGTTGCCCTCGAGCCAGTCGTCACTGTCGATGAACATGACGTACTCGCCACGGGCACGCTCAAGTCCGACGTTACGGGCATTGCCCAGGCCCGCGTTCCGTTCGAGCATCACCGGGATCACCCGGTCGTCGCCCTGTGCGTACTCCTCGACGATGCGCGGCGAGTTGTCGGTCGACGCGTCGTTGACCGCGATGACCTCGATGTCGGTGAAGCGCTGGTCGAGGATCGAGTCGAAGCACTGCCGCAGGTACGGCTCGACGTTGTAGATGGCGACGACGAGGGTCAGCTTCGGCGCCCCGGACCGGTCGGCGGTCGCGGGTTCAGAGGCGACGTCGGCTTCGTGGTCCCCCCGGCGCGGCTCGGACACTGCTCGAGCCCCGTTCGAATCCACGTGCAGCAACCTCCTGAAGCTGAGGTGAGTTGGTGATGCCGCCGATCGGCGCACCGGAAAGCATGTGGACGTCGGGCCCACAGATCCTCCGCAGCTTATCAGCGCGTGGTTACCGCTTCCTCGATCCCGCTGTAACCGGACGGACACGCGCGCCGGACGCACGTCACCCACGGGGAGGCCGTGTGACGTCCCGCTGGGCGTTTGCGGCACCTCCCTCGCCCGGCGTAGGCTTCCACACCGCTCATGCCTCTCCCTCTCACTGTGCCGTCATCCGTGCGACACCCTGTCAGGTCTGCAGTTTCGGGCGTGGTCGAACGCGCCGCGGTCCTGCGCACCGATGACCGTCCCGTGTTCGTGGGCGGCTGCCCGCGCAGTGGCACCACGCTGCTCCGGTCGATGCTCAACGCGCATCCCGTCCTGGCGCTCCCGCGCGAGACCCACTTCGTGGTCGAGTCCTACCGCCAGCGGACGACGTTCGGCGATCTGCGCGACGCCGACAACCGCAGGCGCCTCGCCAAGTGGATCGTCACGCGCAAGCGGACGCAGTTCGACCGCCTCGAGCTGCCACGCGACGAGGCCATCCAGGCGCTGTCGAACGCGTCACCCACCGTCGGCTCGCTCGTCGGCACCGCGCTGAAGCTGTTCGCCGAACGCTTCGACAAGCCGCGCTGGGGTGACAAGCGGCCGAAGTACGTGCAGGAGCTGCCCGCGATCCTCGACATGTTCCCGGACGCGCAGTTCGTCGGGATCGTCCGTGACCCGCGTGCAGTCGTGGCGTCGATGAAGAAGCTGGGCTGGCTCGACAGCTGGTACGACGGCACGGTCGCCGGCGCCGTCGACCGCTGGCTGTACTCGGTCAGGGCCGGGCGGCAGGCACTGCGTCGCTACCGCGACGACCAGTTCCTGGAGATCCGCTACGAGGACCTGGTCGACGATCCCGCGGGCGTGCTCAGCCACATGTGCACCTTCCTCGGGCTGTCCCACGACGGGCTCGACGCGATGCTGCAGTTCCACCGTGGCGACACCGACATCCCCACACCGCAGCGCTCCAAGTACCACCCGAAGCTGATGCAGCCGGTGACCCACGCCGCCCTGCAGTCGTGGAACAGCGTGCTGACCCTCGAGGAGGTCGCGTTCATCGAGCAGACCACCAGCCGGGAGATGGCCCACTACGGCTACGAGCCCCGCCGC
This region of Euzebyales bacterium genomic DNA includes:
- a CDS encoding CDP-glycerol glycerophosphotransferase family protein, which gives rise to MDSNGARAVSEPRRGDHEADVASEPATADRSGAPKLTLVVAIYNVEPYLRQCFDSILDQRFTDIEVIAVNDASTDNSPRIVEEYAQGDDRVIPVMLERNAGLGNARNVGLERARGEYVMFIDSDDWLEGNSLEVIVRRLEKTTPDVMFFNHARAYWNGRVQRNVRQEILSEPGPTVFTLRERPDVMHLLMVAWNKAYRTAFLRDLGQRFMPGYYEDLPVTYPVLMAAERISLLDRVCYFYRQRRTGAITKTPGRRHFEVFDKYENIFAFMDAHPELDEFRPAMFERMIWHYLIILAQTGRRVRQEDRAEFFHDVAAHYARYEPPGFEPPASLEERLKYDMLKRDAYTAFQAFKTANGVRLTVRSRGRKAVARLRKFVRQSIINYRLARYRLFLREPIDENLAVFAAYWYRGYTCNPRAIYEKMRELAPHIRGVWVLQGDVTDRLPPGVPYVIEGSIEYYRVLARAKYFVNNVNFPNFMIKRRGQIHLETQHGTPLKTMGVKLREFPVAAKRMNFAKLLERADRWDYTLSMNRFSTEVWKRDFPCDYEMLEYGYPRNDWLHDPDPEEIARLRRELGIPEGRIAVLYAPTFRDYQTSFSLQLDLERLCGEISDEHVVLLRAHYFYDDEAQNDTIRRLVRTGKLIDVSHHPETAEVLLASDMLITDYSSVMFDYANLGRPIIIYAHDWDIYKVVRGVNFDLMAEPPGALATTEDELIEIFRSRSYKSADADRLLHRFRARFCMFDDGNAAERTVRRVFLGEQVPPPRPKLPEEPAHVSSVTAAGEVDTVGP
- a CDS encoding sulfotransferase; the encoded protein is MVERAAVLRTDDRPVFVGGCPRSGTTLLRSMLNAHPVLALPRETHFVVESYRQRTTFGDLRDADNRRRLAKWIVTRKRTQFDRLELPRDEAIQALSNASPTVGSLVGTALKLFAERFDKPRWGDKRPKYVQELPAILDMFPDAQFVGIVRDPRAVVASMKKLGWLDSWYDGTVAGAVDRWLYSVRAGRQALRRYRDDQFLEIRYEDLVDDPAGVLSHMCTFLGLSHDGLDAMLQFHRGDTDIPTPQRSKYHPKLMQPVTHAALQSWNSVLTLEEVAFIEQTTSREMAHYGYEPRRTGVAIPDELFDSYANFRQRWKALPGLGQGRAHDDHPVAARLTTAQVRRHAVLHRLGLER